A genome region from Brevibacillus laterosporus includes the following:
- a CDS encoding type IA DNA topoisomerase, with the protein MTTLIIAEKPLVAKAIVNSVFPHAKKKEGYYETPTHMITWAISHLLSLADPEDYDITYKVWSFDHLPIIPDQFLLRPNPETINQLEVIKRLATACTDIINATDCSRDGELFFSYIMEYLKIKKPVKRLWTSSLTDDAIRLAFMKMKDTSHYVDLLEAAKVRSVSDWLIGLNATRAFTISQGDITIDRVQTPVVGMVYDRQLAIEQFQSTTSFIINAEFTQTNAIYEGVWQGDDRIDLPSAQVISEKVKNSTGKIVQYSQNECEESAPKLYDLTLLQKEANALHGYSPIHTLLVAQSLYESQYITYPRTSSSYVDETSIPFMHSVFNLVVKTKKGSKMTMGADPSFVSTRNKNLFRPDKVDDHHAILLTEKFPVSLSEDQSKLYDMIVRRFISHFFPPATYINHNILTEIEGEVFKTSIKQEKEKGWKRVYKKQGFFDQEEKEYIVEQISIDANGIIKCLESEVVEKKTHPPKWFTEGTLIAAMQTAGKQSNDPEVREEFKECGLGTPASRAAILESTIAVGYLERKGERVSVTSKGQLLIETLRSIGLNLLTSCEMTGEWEKKMNEIAKGSYQAQRFMDQVKKITQHIVGTVKSQSTQSNVASSNNEIGPCPICKVGKIVNKGKIYSCLNYSTGCRFTIRREILGTKITEKILLDILEKGTTPYLNFINSKGKKFEARLKLIPSGKTEFEFPIKSNSKSKD; encoded by the coding sequence ATGACTACCTTGATTATTGCAGAAAAACCTTTAGTAGCAAAGGCTATTGTTAACTCAGTGTTCCCACATGCGAAGAAAAAGGAAGGCTATTACGAAACACCTACACATATGATTACATGGGCCATAAGCCACTTGCTAAGTTTAGCAGACCCAGAAGATTATGATATTACTTATAAAGTATGGTCTTTTGACCATTTGCCTATTATTCCAGATCAGTTTCTGCTTCGACCTAATCCTGAGACGATAAACCAATTAGAGGTCATTAAAAGGTTAGCCACGGCTTGCACAGACATTATAAATGCCACTGATTGCTCCAGAGATGGTGAACTCTTTTTTTCTTATATTATGGAATACCTGAAAATAAAAAAGCCTGTTAAACGACTGTGGACCAGTTCCCTAACCGATGATGCTATACGCCTTGCTTTTATGAAAATGAAAGATACAAGTCATTATGTAGATTTACTGGAGGCTGCCAAAGTAAGAAGTGTCTCTGATTGGCTGATTGGTTTAAATGCAACTCGTGCATTTACGATATCTCAAGGAGATATAACGATCGATCGAGTGCAAACTCCGGTTGTGGGAATGGTATACGACCGTCAGTTGGCCATAGAGCAGTTTCAGTCAACAACTTCCTTTATAATAAATGCTGAGTTTACTCAGACTAATGCAATTTATGAAGGGGTTTGGCAAGGAGACGATAGAATAGATTTACCTAGTGCTCAAGTTATTTCAGAAAAAGTAAAGAACAGTACTGGTAAAATAGTTCAGTACAGTCAGAATGAATGCGAAGAATCAGCTCCAAAATTGTATGACTTGACTTTGTTGCAAAAAGAAGCTAATGCACTACATGGTTATTCACCAATCCACACTTTGTTAGTTGCTCAAAGCTTATACGAATCACAATATATTACCTATCCTAGGACAAGCAGTTCATACGTAGATGAGACCAGTATTCCATTCATGCATAGCGTGTTTAACCTAGTCGTAAAAACTAAAAAAGGCTCTAAAATGACGATGGGTGCAGATCCATCTTTTGTTTCTACAAGAAATAAAAATTTGTTTAGACCAGATAAAGTTGATGATCATCATGCCATACTATTAACGGAAAAATTCCCGGTATCTTTGTCTGAAGATCAATCTAAGCTGTACGACATGATCGTTAGAAGGTTTATATCTCATTTTTTCCCCCCAGCAACATACATAAATCATAATATTCTTACCGAAATTGAAGGAGAGGTCTTTAAAACATCAATTAAACAAGAAAAGGAGAAAGGGTGGAAGAGAGTATATAAGAAGCAGGGTTTCTTTGACCAGGAAGAAAAGGAGTACATTGTTGAACAAATTAGCATTGATGCAAACGGAATAATTAAATGCTTAGAATCAGAGGTAGTAGAGAAAAAGACGCATCCTCCAAAGTGGTTTACAGAAGGAACACTTATTGCAGCCATGCAAACGGCTGGTAAGCAAAGTAATGATCCAGAAGTCAGGGAAGAGTTTAAGGAATGTGGGTTGGGAACTCCAGCATCGCGTGCAGCCATTTTAGAAAGTACGATTGCAGTTGGTTACCTGGAAAGGAAAGGGGAAAGAGTATCGGTAACATCCAAAGGTCAGTTATTGATCGAAACATTACGTAGTATAGGATTAAATTTGCTTACCTCGTGTGAAATGACAGGTGAGTGGGAGAAGAAAATGAATGAAATTGCTAAAGGTTCATATCAAGCGCAAAGATTTATGGATCAGGTTAAAAAGATTACCCAACATATAGTCGGTACAGTAAAATCTCAATCTACACAATCTAATGTAGCAAGTAGTAATAATGAGATTGGACCATGCCCAATATGTAAAGTAGGAAAGATAGTGAATAAAGGGAAAATATATAGTTGTTTAAACTATTCAACCGGTTGTAGGTTCACAATTAGACGAGAAATTTTAGGAACAAAAATAACTGAAAAGATACTTCTAGACATATTAGAAAAGGGAACTACTCCTTATCTAAATTTCATTAATTCAAAAGGAAAAAAATTCGAAGCCAGATTGAAACTAATACCTAGTGGTAAAACAGAGTTTGAATTCCCTATAAAATCAAATTCCAAAAGTAAGGATTGA
- a CDS encoding type IV secretory system conjugative DNA transfer family protein yields MNQNLSRSNPLLWGGKSAFTHTLIVGPTRCGKTASLLKPMLYQILLKKRMGIPVGLSVIEPKGDMALMVAEMCDAMEIPCNHLDPVRSTKDKWNVMDGEVDDVAETTVAVLKSLFGKQESFFAIVQELSSRSICKLLKTIYENNMDITDVLKNLRDRDLLQRNVDLLKSTGKAPDLVNFFEHELLGSGDLAKKYQQFVIGLRAQLENLISNAKLQKITTGKSTFNIDTHFENGGVLAVNTALGELKAAGDAFGQFSMMHLQLATLRRKGTEETRIPHYLFGDEYSRYINPGVEMFLSIAAEYKVAGIFALQSLNQLEIESGKLSARAMKQAIMASTRNKIAFGGLEYPDAEEFSKIFGKKERIIRQKTYEGGLVPQLFPKAYRDIEEEIPRYAPSLLMDGLPDFHFVAKLLSGITPQKPVIAKGSFVPRDWKELLIDKQAVMMDNRTILQEVWDRIMLPFHMTKQKKKEKYFSELLSENPFENKSTLTVEEENKRVFEEWLSNNASLTRAIQDSSSTLKGGDVSKDSNHQESPGTDVTSIELQKGETIINDEVTTQLNQVPNLRGDNVMKDSVQFDTPITRKVPEQTIKIKNHQIAENKKNTNDDYQSKSPVTNGWWEDDED; encoded by the coding sequence ATGAATCAGAATTTATCAAGAAGTAATCCACTCCTATGGGGAGGGAAATCAGCTTTTACCCACACACTAATTGTGGGTCCAACTAGATGTGGAAAAACAGCATCATTATTAAAACCAATGCTGTATCAAATTTTATTAAAGAAGAGGATGGGAATCCCTGTTGGTTTGTCAGTTATAGAACCAAAAGGTGACATGGCTTTAATGGTAGCTGAGATGTGTGATGCAATGGAAATTCCATGTAATCATCTTGATCCAGTAAGAAGCACAAAAGATAAATGGAATGTAATGGATGGTGAAGTTGATGATGTAGCAGAAACGACGGTTGCCGTTTTAAAAAGTCTATTTGGAAAGCAAGAATCATTTTTTGCCATTGTTCAAGAGCTATCATCACGTAGTATTTGTAAGTTACTCAAAACGATATATGAAAATAACATGGATATAACTGATGTTTTAAAAAACCTACGGGATAGAGATCTACTTCAAAGAAACGTAGATTTACTAAAGAGTACTGGTAAAGCACCTGACTTAGTAAATTTTTTTGAACATGAACTTTTAGGTTCAGGTGATCTAGCAAAAAAATATCAACAATTTGTTATTGGATTACGCGCTCAGCTAGAGAATCTCATTTCAAATGCCAAGTTACAAAAAATTACAACAGGAAAAAGTACCTTTAACATTGATACGCATTTTGAAAATGGCGGGGTATTGGCAGTAAATACTGCTTTAGGGGAACTAAAGGCTGCCGGAGATGCTTTTGGGCAATTTTCCATGATGCATCTCCAGCTGGCCACTTTAAGACGTAAAGGAACAGAAGAAACTAGGATTCCACATTATTTATTTGGCGATGAATATTCAAGGTACATTAATCCAGGAGTAGAAATGTTCTTATCCATTGCTGCTGAGTATAAAGTAGCAGGTATTTTTGCTTTGCAGTCTCTTAATCAACTTGAAATTGAGTCAGGAAAATTGTCTGCAAGGGCTATGAAACAGGCTATTATGGCCAGCACAAGAAATAAAATTGCTTTTGGAGGATTGGAATATCCAGATGCTGAAGAGTTCTCGAAAATCTTCGGTAAGAAAGAGAGAATCATTAGACAAAAAACGTATGAAGGTGGTTTAGTTCCACAGCTATTTCCTAAGGCTTATCGTGATATTGAGGAAGAAATTCCAAGATACGCTCCAAGTTTATTAATGGATGGACTACCTGATTTTCATTTCGTTGCAAAACTCTTAAGTGGAATTACTCCTCAAAAACCCGTAATTGCAAAAGGAAGTTTTGTTCCGCGAGATTGGAAAGAGTTATTGATAGACAAACAAGCAGTAATGATGGATAACAGAACCATTCTTCAAGAGGTTTGGGACAGGATTATGCTTCCTTTTCACATGACAAAACAAAAGAAAAAAGAGAAATATTTTAGTGAGCTTCTTTCCGAAAATCCATTTGAAAATAAAAGTACTCTAACAGTTGAGGAAGAGAATAAAAGGGTGTTTGAAGAGTGGCTTAGTAACAATGCTAGTCTTACTAGAGCAATTCAAGATAGTTCATCTACTTTGAAAGGAGGTGATGTATCAAAGGATTCTAACCACCAAGAATCGCCTGGAACTGATGTTACATCTATAGAGCTACAAAAGGGTGAGACCATTATCAATGATGAGGTGACGACACAGCTAAATCAGGTACCTAATTTACGTGGGGATAATGTCATGAAAGATTCGGTACAGTTTGATACACCAATAACAAGAAAAGTACCTGAACAAACAATAAAAATAAAAAATCATCAAATAGCTGAAAATAAAAAGAATACTAATGATGATTATCAATCTAAATCTCCAGTAACAAATGGTTGGTGGGAGGATGATGAGGACTAG
- a CDS encoding 30S ribosomal protein S1: MVKNQFTDLPEEDLSLATETDETEASYSSNVENEEGPKYKVLKTLIEGLDQEKVNEMKAKQSQHSRIDENWKAIYRAVQNRQIIEAEMIGVEPKYNKLCAVVGIGTIRGYIPFEYTGFASKEQMNSFIGKRVGFKVKQLDRENNIFVASRIDALEVRATLTWQRIEEGQTAIAVVRGYIRDPKLPANISPARALRVDLGGVMVTILAVDVDHGWIDDLSEEYQLGDPLEVKIMEVDKERKKIKISAKALKPSPYPECTKRFEQMGVYIGKVTGVVEYGVFVSLEPGVDVLCKHMPFTELQKGDRVTVRLLNVNVAKQQMKGNLVRKL; the protein is encoded by the coding sequence ATGGTTAAAAACCAATTTACTGATCTTCCTGAAGAGGATCTATCACTTGCAACTGAAACAGATGAGACAGAGGCTAGTTACTCCAGTAATGTAGAAAATGAGGAGGGTCCTAAATATAAAGTTTTAAAAACATTAATAGAAGGTCTTGATCAAGAAAAAGTCAATGAAATGAAGGCCAAACAGTCACAGCATTCTCGGATTGATGAGAATTGGAAAGCAATTTATCGGGCTGTTCAGAATCGACAAATCATTGAGGCAGAGATGATAGGTGTAGAGCCGAAATATAACAAGCTGTGTGCAGTAGTTGGAATTGGCACCATTCGCGGCTATATCCCGTTTGAATACACTGGTTTTGCTAGTAAAGAACAAATGAATTCATTTATTGGCAAAAGAGTTGGCTTTAAAGTTAAGCAACTTGATCGTGAAAATAATATATTTGTTGCCTCACGCATTGATGCCTTGGAAGTGCGAGCTACCTTAACGTGGCAGCGCATCGAGGAAGGTCAGACGGCTATAGCTGTAGTGCGAGGGTACATCCGTGATCCAAAGCTTCCAGCAAATATAAGTCCTGCTCGTGCTCTACGTGTTGACCTTGGTGGTGTAATGGTAACTATATTAGCAGTAGATGTGGATCATGGCTGGATAGACGACCTAAGTGAAGAATATCAACTAGGTGATCCTCTAGAAGTGAAGATTATGGAAGTCGATAAGGAACGTAAAAAAATTAAAATTAGTGCCAAAGCTTTAAAACCATCTCCTTACCCAGAATGCACAAAAAGATTTGAGCAAATGGGTGTTTATATAGGTAAGGTGACTGGAGTTGTTGAATATGGGGTGTTCGTTTCTCTTGAACCGGGTGTAGATGTTCTATGCAAGCATATGCCTTTCACAGAACTACAAAAGGGTGATCGTGTAACGGTTAGATTATTGAATGTAAATGTAGCCAAGCAGCAGATGAAAGGAAATTTAGTACGTAAATTATAA
- the ssb gene encoding single-stranded DNA-binding protein — protein sequence MNKCMLLGRWTNKLETKNVNGKTVINATLATPKTYVKEGESSADFLNIVIWEKRAEVTALHHGNKGDEVLVEARVQTRSFNKDGVKQYITEFLVEDIHFLRKAKENAQAEQSEQNFPSQMNSGLSSSNNSFNQSSTAPQNPWGFPQSAQSNPFGIPTN from the coding sequence ATGAATAAATGTATGTTACTTGGTCGTTGGACCAATAAATTAGAAACTAAAAATGTAAATGGTAAGACAGTCATTAACGCTACACTGGCGACACCGAAAACATATGTAAAAGAAGGAGAAAGTTCTGCTGACTTCCTTAATATTGTTATATGGGAGAAACGTGCAGAGGTTACAGCTCTTCATCATGGAAATAAGGGAGACGAGGTGCTGGTTGAAGCAAGAGTACAAACAAGATCTTTTAATAAAGATGGTGTGAAACAATACATTACAGAGTTTCTTGTAGAAGATATTCATTTTTTGCGAAAAGCAAAAGAAAATGCTCAAGCTGAACAATCAGAGCAAAACTTTCCGTCTCAAATGAACAGTGGCTTGAGTTCAAGTAATAACTCCTTTAACCAATCTTCTACAGCCCCTCAAAACCCATGGGGCTTCCCTCAAAGTGCACAGTCAAATCCATTTGGAATTCCAACGAATTAG
- a CDS encoding PD-(D/E)XK nuclease family protein — protein MIYSFSRLSLYLQCPLRFYWKYIEKRSEPITEPLALGKAVHHSLEMIIKNGLSIDEAVYEGWINTDFFPLKRSDMEWLIRNARASQGMGRVEEYFKLPLSTSPFSPNIQGYIDLHNHSWLLDWKTNRKTYGIKDTMQVLLYAWALMQKFGVSEVKGTLYFLRYKLPVSAIFDNHQAEIARLWAYDTAMEIDEKRFLINDSQIKVDHLFPPKPSSLCKHCPWALECYQKKNNQRERSLWQLA, from the coding sequence ATGATTTATTCTTTCTCACGTCTTTCTCTATATCTACAATGTCCATTACGTTTTTATTGGAAGTATATCGAGAAAAGATCAGAACCAATAACAGAGCCTTTAGCACTTGGTAAAGCAGTACATCATAGCTTAGAGATGATCATTAAAAATGGTTTATCAATAGATGAAGCCGTATATGAGGGATGGATTAATACAGATTTCTTTCCACTAAAGAGATCTGATATGGAATGGTTGATACGTAATGCTCGTGCTTCCCAAGGAATGGGACGAGTAGAAGAATATTTCAAACTTCCTTTATCTACTTCTCCATTTAGTCCAAACATTCAAGGATATATTGATCTACACAATCATTCTTGGCTATTAGATTGGAAAACTAACAGAAAAACATATGGTATTAAAGATACTATGCAAGTTTTGCTATATGCATGGGCTTTAATGCAAAAATTCGGGGTTTCTGAAGTAAAGGGAACCCTTTATTTTTTGCGTTATAAATTACCTGTTTCAGCTATATTTGATAACCATCAAGCTGAGATAGCCCGACTCTGGGCCTATGACACAGCAATGGAAATAGATGAAAAACGCTTTCTAATCAATGATTCGCAAATTAAAGTGGATCATTTGTTTCCACCAAAACCATCTAGTTTATGTAAGCATTGCCCTTGGGCATTGGAATGCTATCAAAAAAAGAACAATCAAAGGGAGCGATCGTTATGGCAATTAGCATAG
- a CDS encoding toxin-antitoxin system, toxin component, Bro family protein — protein MPLIIFMEVLQMKNLENVFKYNHQEVRIIVIKNEPWFVAKDLCKILEIGNITKTLSRLDDDEFTTSKVIDSIGREQETYVINESGMYSVILTSRKEEARAFKKWVTSEVLPQIRKTGMYDNQISPQPPQLPMSYKEALLALIAEVEQREKLEEQLIIQAPKVEMFETLISAGNSQTMEIVAKSFNIGRNTLFSFLRKHKILMHNNLPYQRYSNYFSVRELPIKRGEKIMNIPQTLVTAKGIEYIGKLLRDNNKIVV, from the coding sequence TTGCCTCTTATTATTTTTATGGAGGTCCTTCAAATGAAGAATTTAGAGAATGTATTCAAATACAATCATCAGGAAGTAAGAATTATCGTTATTAAGAATGAACCATGGTTTGTAGCTAAAGACCTGTGTAAAATTCTTGAGATTGGTAATATCACCAAGACATTATCGCGATTAGACGATGATGAGTTTACTACTAGTAAAGTCATAGATTCAATAGGTAGAGAACAGGAGACGTATGTTATAAACGAATCAGGCATGTATTCCGTTATCCTCACGAGCAGGAAAGAGGAAGCAAGGGCGTTTAAAAAATGGGTGACTAGTGAAGTATTACCACAAATACGCAAGACAGGCATGTACGATAATCAAATATCCCCCCAGCCCCCTCAATTACCAATGAGCTATAAGGAAGCGTTGCTCGCTCTGATTGCTGAAGTAGAGCAGCGTGAAAAATTGGAAGAGCAGTTAATAATTCAGGCACCAAAAGTTGAGATGTTTGAAACACTGATATCTGCTGGAAATTCGCAGACTATGGAAATAGTTGCAAAATCATTTAATATAGGTAGAAATACGTTATTCTCATTTCTACGTAAACATAAAATACTTATGCATAATAACCTTCCCTATCAAAGGTACTCGAATTATTTCTCTGTTCGTGAACTACCAATCAAGCGCGGAGAGAAAATAATGAATATACCACAAACACTGGTCACTGCTAAGGGTATTGAGTATATAGGTAAGTTATTAAGAGACAACAACAAGATTGTTGTTTGA
- a CDS encoding DNA polymerase LigD: protein MGGIFNMLNKPIKPMLLYKSDIPPTGNFVHQLKMDGIRCLLSYDEGNIRLFTRHQNECTAQFEEIRPSLPIKNAVIDGEMIVMDGTKPCFESVMKRFMTKNNQQVKRLSQILPAHFVAFDILYLNDKDITKVPLIERLSILNSIILPSNEISICPSFDDGIELFNKTKELGLEGIVSKNNSSPYLLDTRSHFWLKTKAYLHEVIEITGIRKDKFGWSLSKNGKHLGIMEFVPPKERKAFYHVSSQIVTRRTDKWMYVQPLIKCEVKFQCYTKAGLLRSPHFVRFVG, encoded by the coding sequence ATGGGAGGGATTTTTAATATGTTAAATAAACCTATTAAGCCTATGCTGCTTTATAAATCTGATATACCTCCTACTGGTAATTTTGTACATCAGTTGAAAATGGACGGTATCCGTTGCTTACTGTCTTACGATGAAGGCAACATAAGACTTTTCACTCGGCATCAAAATGAATGTACAGCTCAATTTGAGGAGATTAGGCCCTCATTACCAATTAAAAATGCTGTAATTGACGGTGAAATGATCGTTATGGATGGTACCAAACCTTGTTTTGAATCTGTGATGAAACGATTTATGACAAAAAACAATCAACAAGTTAAACGTTTATCACAAATACTACCGGCTCATTTCGTAGCCTTTGACATACTCTACCTAAATGATAAAGATATAACAAAGGTTCCTTTAATAGAAAGGCTATCCATTTTAAACTCTATTATTCTGCCTTCCAATGAAATTTCAATATGCCCGTCATTCGATGATGGTATTGAGCTATTCAATAAAACAAAGGAGTTAGGTCTGGAGGGCATTGTTTCAAAAAACAATTCTAGCCCATATTTACTTGACACACGAAGCCATTTTTGGCTTAAAACTAAAGCTTATTTACACGAAGTAATAGAAATAACAGGGATAAGAAAAGACAAATTTGGTTGGTCATTATCAAAGAATGGTAAACATCTAGGTATAATGGAGTTTGTACCGCCAAAAGAACGAAAAGCTTTCTATCATGTTTCTTCTCAGATTGTCACCAGAAGAACTGACAAATGGATGTATGTACAGCCTTTGATAAAATGTGAAGTGAAGTTTCAATGCTATACTAAGGCAGGATTATTACGATCTCCTCATTTTGTACGGTTTGTGGGTTAG
- a CDS encoding M23 family metallopeptidase, producing MMKKGFALLTAIAILTSSTTALAATWPVPDSTRVTQKYGNGHKGLDIGAKKAGKAGDSIVSAFGGKVAFSGYHESKKGKKSSYGYLVVINHTVDKKNVQTWYAHLNKEPLVSDDEKVSEGEQIGEMGETGGADGVHLHFETRNGTKYDFGNVPFDPLPYFPKIKTFTTKIQEFDIDSIETDMLPPELTNEDSIFYSLEEIRAMTPEQRTELGIPLE from the coding sequence ATGATGAAAAAAGGATTCGCACTACTGACTGCAATAGCAATTCTAACCTCATCCACTACAGCATTAGCCGCAACATGGCCTGTTCCCGACTCTACTAGAGTGACACAAAAGTACGGAAATGGTCATAAGGGACTAGATATTGGAGCTAAGAAAGCAGGGAAAGCTGGAGATTCTATAGTTTCAGCTTTTGGTGGTAAAGTTGCTTTTTCTGGATACCATGAAAGCAAGAAAGGTAAAAAGAGTAGTTATGGATATTTGGTGGTAATTAACCATACTGTCGATAAAAAAAATGTGCAAACTTGGTATGCTCATCTAAATAAAGAACCCTTGGTTTCGGATGATGAGAAAGTTTCTGAAGGAGAACAGATCGGGGAAATGGGAGAAACAGGTGGCGCCGATGGTGTTCACTTACACTTTGAAACAAGAAATGGTACAAAATATGATTTTGGAAACGTACCTTTTGATCCATTGCCATATTTCCCTAAGATTAAAACCTTTACTACAAAGATACAAGAATTCGATATAGATAGTATTGAGACAGACATGCTACCTCCAGAGCTAACGAATGAAGACTCCATTTTTTATAGCCTTGAAGAAATTCGTGCAATGACACCTGAGCAGCGTACTGAATTAGGAATACCTTTGGAATAA
- a CDS encoding aspartyl-phosphate phosphatase Spo0E family protein, translating to MEVLRKELEHRFFKKGSFLHPEVLQMSQQLDKYIVAFQKLTKH from the coding sequence ATTGAAGTCCTCCGTAAAGAGTTAGAGCATCGGTTTTTCAAGAAAGGATCATTTTTACATCCAGAAGTATTGCAGATGAGCCAACAACTAGATAAGTACATTGTTGCCTTTCAAAAGCTTACAAAACACTAA